A region from the Dehalococcoides mccartyi CG5 genome encodes:
- a CDS encoding AIR synthase family protein, with protein sequence MSEMPEIGKISPDIFRELIYPRLGVASQDVLIGPRSGVDAAVINLGGKAVSLTTDPVFIVPEYGWERAAWFAIHILLSDSVTSGLKPKYLTIDLNLPMSITKDQLSLVWQVIHDQCAQNGVSIVTGHTARYENCSYPFVGGATVIGEGELNQYVGPEFVKPGDKIIITKGPAIEACGIFAAMFPGFLAKKYGQDFSRKAQGIFYKMSVVEDALAAVSVGVRDNGVTAMHDATECGIWGGLYEIAEAAGLGVTIEKDKIVIEDGVKEICSLFEIDPYASISEGTLLLTCRAHRAEAILSAMAAKGTKASVAGEITPAGSGMKMIENGQGKPLVHPQVDPFWKAFYNALEKYNELEGKK encoded by the coding sequence CGGGAACTTATCTATCCCAGACTGGGGGTAGCTTCACAGGATGTGCTTATCGGCCCCAGAAGCGGGGTTGATGCCGCCGTAATCAATCTGGGGGGCAAGGCTGTTTCCCTGACCACCGACCCGGTCTTTATAGTGCCTGAATATGGTTGGGAAAGGGCGGCCTGGTTTGCCATTCATATTCTCCTTTCAGATTCAGTTACCTCAGGTTTAAAACCCAAATACCTGACCATAGACCTTAATTTGCCCATGAGTATTACCAAAGACCAGCTGAGTCTAGTTTGGCAGGTCATTCATGACCAGTGCGCCCAAAATGGCGTATCTATAGTAACCGGGCATACCGCCAGATATGAAAACTGCAGCTATCCTTTCGTTGGCGGGGCAACTGTAATCGGCGAAGGTGAACTTAACCAGTATGTCGGCCCGGAATTTGTAAAGCCCGGTGATAAAATAATAATCACCAAAGGTCCGGCTATTGAAGCCTGCGGTATTTTCGCTGCTATGTTCCCCGGTTTTCTGGCCAAAAAATACGGACAAGATTTCAGCCGAAAAGCGCAAGGTATTTTTTATAAGATGAGTGTGGTGGAAGACGCTCTGGCAGCTGTGTCTGTGGGTGTCCGGGATAACGGGGTAACTGCCATGCATGATGCTACCGAATGCGGTATCTGGGGCGGGCTGTATGAAATAGCTGAAGCCGCGGGTCTGGGCGTTACCATAGAAAAAGACAAAATTGTTATTGAAGACGGGGTAAAAGAAATCTGCTCCCTGTTTGAAATAGACCCCTATGCGTCTATAAGCGAGGGTACCCTGCTGCTCACCTGCCGAGCCCACCGGGCGGAAGCAATCCTTTCAGCTATGGCGGCTAAGGGTACCAAGGCCTCGGTAGCGGGTGAAATAACCCCGGCCGGAAGCGGTATGAAAATGATTGAAAACGGGCAGGGAAAGCCCCTCGTTCACCCTCAGGTTGACCCGTTCTGGAAGGCATTTTATAATGCCTTGGAAAAGTATAATGAACTGGAAGGCAAAAAATGA
- a CDS encoding class I SAM-dependent methyltransferase, whose amino-acid sequence MMQDKVTPPSYYKTDYWKRYSKVYDFLTRLLFTPFGGEERFRRKFVDAANIQPADNIIDMCCGTGATTRLVAGKLKGGQVTGVDLSPDMMARAKEKVVGMPAVFQQASGDNLPFPEGAFDKAFVSYGLHEMPTPIRCEAIKQVYKVLKPGGVFNVLDYNLPQGIGGLGIRVFIRVFEGLPAYQMMQPGVLSGELKDAGFEILNRRQRLLGMFQIIQARKPL is encoded by the coding sequence ATGATGCAGGACAAAGTTACTCCGCCCTCCTATTACAAGACAGATTACTGGAAACGTTATTCCAAAGTTTACGACTTTTTAACCCGCTTGCTTTTTACGCCTTTCGGCGGGGAAGAACGCTTTCGCCGCAAGTTTGTAGATGCGGCAAATATCCAGCCCGCAGACAATATTATTGATATGTGCTGCGGCACAGGTGCTACTACCCGTCTGGTAGCCGGAAAACTGAAGGGCGGTCAAGTAACAGGTGTTGACCTTTCCCCGGATATGATGGCCAGAGCCAAAGAAAAGGTAGTGGGCATGCCGGCTGTTTTCCAACAGGCTTCGGGTGACAATCTGCCCTTCCCTGAGGGTGCCTTTGACAAGGCCTTTGTATCTTACGGGCTGCACGAAATGCCCACCCCTATCCGCTGTGAAGCGATTAAACAGGTTTACAAAGTGCTTAAGCCGGGGGGTGTTTTCAACGTACTGGACTATAATCTGCCACAGGGTATCGGCGGACTTGGTATCAGGGTATTTATACGGGTGTTTGAAGGTCTGCCTGCCTACCAGATGATGCAGCCGGGAGTACTAAGCGGTGAACTAAAGGATGCCGGGTTTGAAATCCTGAACCGCCGCCAGCGTCTTTTAGGCATGTTTCAGATAATTCAGGCGCGTAAACCGCTTTAG